One segment of Gammaproteobacteria bacterium DNA contains the following:
- the plsX gene encoding phosphate acyltransferase PlsX → MNRPLTIALDGMGGDIGPEVVVPAALRVLKTTRDALRLILVGQEDVLSACLRRHKAEGHPHLIVRHASQLVNMDESPAQALRVKKDSSMRVAINLVKQGEADACVSAGNTGALMATARFVLKTLPGIDRPAICTTLPTVRGHVRVLDLGANVDSKAAHLLQFAVMGSVLAVVNGIEYPRIGLLNIGEEDIKGNEQVKEAARLLAVSDLNYIGFVEGDGIYLDDVDVVVCDGFVGNVALKSSEGVAKLIRHYMTQEFKRNLLTRLAGLIALPVLRAFSRKIDPRRYNGASLLGLQSIVIKSHGGADALAFANAIQVAMLEVEQAVPQRIDAYLAALHAERQAL, encoded by the coding sequence ATGAACAGACCGCTAACCATCGCTCTCGATGGTATGGGCGGCGATATCGGTCCCGAAGTCGTCGTACCCGCCGCCCTGCGAGTGCTAAAGACGACGCGCGATGCGCTGCGTCTGATCCTGGTGGGTCAGGAAGATGTGCTGTCCGCCTGTTTGCGTCGGCACAAGGCTGAGGGGCATCCGCATCTCATCGTTCGTCATGCCTCGCAATTGGTGAACATGGACGAATCGCCGGCCCAGGCCCTGCGAGTCAAGAAAGATTCCTCAATGCGGGTTGCGATCAATCTGGTCAAGCAAGGCGAGGCTGATGCTTGCGTCAGCGCCGGCAACACCGGCGCGCTGATGGCTACCGCCCGCTTTGTGCTGAAAACCTTGCCTGGCATCGACCGTCCTGCGATTTGCACGACCTTGCCTACTGTGCGCGGCCATGTTCGCGTCCTGGATCTGGGCGCCAATGTAGACAGCAAGGCCGCCCATCTGCTGCAATTCGCAGTGATGGGTTCGGTGCTGGCGGTTGTGAACGGCATCGAATACCCGCGGATTGGCCTGCTGAATATCGGCGAGGAAGATATCAAGGGTAACGAACAGGTTAAGGAAGCCGCCCGCTTGCTGGCGGTCAGCGATCTCAACTACATTGGATTCGTTGAAGGTGATGGAATTTATCTGGATGATGTGGATGTCGTGGTTTGTGACGGCTTTGTTGGAAATGTTGCCTTGAAAAGCAGCGAAGGCGTCGCCAAACTTATTCGCCATTACATGACTCAGGAATTCAAGCGGAACCTGCTAACCCGCCTGGCTGGATTGATCGCCTTACCGGTGCTGCGCGCTTTCAGCCGCAAAATCGATCCTCGCCGCTACAATGGCGCCAGCCTTCTGGGTTTGCAGAGCATTGTGATCAAAAGCCACGGCGGCGCTGACGCACTGGCGTTCGCTAACGCCATCCAGGTGGCGATGCTGGAAGTTGAGCAGGCGGTGCCCCAACGCATCGATGCTTATCTGGCCGCCCTTCACGCCGAGAGGCAAGCGCTTTGA
- the rpmF gene encoding 50S ribosomal protein L32, whose protein sequence is MAVQKTRKSRSKRDMRRSHDALTGPTLSTDPLSGEVHRRHHVTAGGFYRGRKVVNVSAAAETE, encoded by the coding sequence ATGGCTGTACAGAAAACCCGCAAGAGTCGCTCCAAGCGCGACATGCGTCGTTCCCACGATGCCTTGACCGGCCCCACCTTGTCGACCGATCCTTTGTCCGGCGAAGTGCATCGTCGTCATCACGTTACAGCGGGAGGATTTTATCGCGGCCGCAAGGTGGTCAATGTCTCAGCCGCTGCTGAAACCGAATAG
- a CDS encoding DUF177 domain-containing protein, translated as METPSLPAKIHPWRMAAERGCLDGRLVLAALPRLSALLGHADGEVVVALSTGCDAQEVRFIQGRLCADVEWTCQRCLGPLCLPLDITVNLGLARDEAAADRLPDEYDPLLVQEGGVVSVPDLIEDELLLALPQIPRHENLRECEAHGYPQPGEPALNLKKRQPFAALATLLQDSQRSH; from the coding sequence ATGGAGACTCCATCGCTTCCCGCAAAAATCCATCCATGGCGAATGGCCGCTGAGCGTGGCTGCCTGGATGGCCGCCTAGTGCTGGCCGCACTGCCGCGTCTGAGCGCACTGCTGGGTCACGCGGATGGCGAGGTGGTTGTGGCGTTATCCACGGGATGTGACGCGCAGGAGGTGCGATTTATCCAGGGCCGCTTGTGTGCCGATGTGGAATGGACTTGTCAGCGCTGCCTTGGTCCATTGTGCTTGCCCCTGGATATCACCGTCAATCTGGGATTAGCGCGCGACGAAGCCGCTGCCGATCGGTTGCCTGATGAATATGACCCCCTACTGGTTCAGGAGGGCGGCGTTGTTTCGGTCCCCGATTTAATCGAAGATGAATTGCTACTGGCCTTGCCACAGATTCCCCGCCATGAAAACCTGCGGGAATGCGAGGCCCACGGTTATCCCCAGCCCGGCGAACCGGCGCTGAACCTAAAAAAACGCCAGCCCTTCGCGGCGCTGGCGACTTTATTACAGGATTCCCAAAGGAGTCATTGA